Proteins from a genomic interval of Pseudomonas paeninsulae:
- a CDS encoding OmpA family protein has protein sequence MTKWRNLAFAAAGITLLAGCTTNPYTGEREAGKAGIYGGIGAVTGAVIGAATSSKKDRGKGALIGAAVGGAAGGGYGYYADTQEAKLRQTLQGTGVQVQRNGDDLKLIMPGNITFASNSSDVSSSFYATLNSLVTVFKEFDKNGIDIVGHTDSTGSLELNQNLSNRRAQSVASYLTSNGVPAQRISSYGAGPNQPIASNASDAGRAQNRRVEINLRPQ, from the coding sequence ATGACTAAATGGCGCAATCTGGCATTTGCAGCAGCGGGCATTACCCTTCTGGCTGGCTGTACCACCAATCCTTACACCGGCGAACGTGAAGCCGGTAAAGCCGGGATCTACGGCGGTATAGGTGCTGTAACCGGCGCGGTAATTGGTGCCGCCACTTCGAGCAAGAAAGACCGGGGCAAAGGCGCGCTGATTGGCGCGGCAGTGGGTGGCGCCGCAGGCGGTGGCTATGGTTATTACGCCGACACGCAAGAAGCCAAGTTGCGCCAGACCCTGCAAGGCACTGGTGTGCAGGTGCAGCGCAATGGCGATGATCTGAAGTTGATCATGCCGGGCAATATCACCTTCGCCAGCAACTCGTCGGATGTTTCCAGCAGTTTCTACGCGACCCTCAATTCGCTGGTCACAGTCTTCAAGGAGTTCGACAAGAACGGCATCGACATCGTCGGCCACACCGACAGCACCGGTTCGCTAGAACTGAATCAGAATCTGTCGAATCGCCGCGCGCAAAGCGTCGCGTCGTACCTGACCAGTAACGGCGTGCCAGCACAGCGGATTTCGTCCTACGGTGCCGGGCCGAACCAGCCGATCGCCAGCAACGCCAGCGATGCCGGCCGCGCGCAGAATCGCCGCGTCGAGATCAATTTGCGCCCGCAGTAA
- a CDS encoding MBL fold metallo-hydrolase translates to MDATKTALIRETFPVGPLQCNCTIIGDPVTKKAIVVDPGGNPELIMARLEAHGLKVVSIIHTHAHLDHFLASGQMKEKTGATLHLHKEDQFLWDSLEMQCRMFGVPYVPVPAPDQWLVDDQALDCGCGVALHTPGHTPGSMSFWFPQDKLLIAGDTLFRRGIGRTDLWGGDYATIERSIKQRLYSLDEDATVITGHGAQTRLGDEMRENPFVRA, encoded by the coding sequence ATGGACGCCACAAAGACCGCGCTAATCCGCGAAACCTTCCCCGTCGGGCCTTTGCAGTGCAACTGCACGATCATCGGTGACCCCGTGACCAAGAAGGCGATCGTGGTCGATCCCGGTGGCAATCCCGAGCTGATCATGGCGCGTCTGGAGGCCCATGGCCTCAAAGTGGTGAGCATCATCCACACCCATGCTCATCTGGATCATTTCCTCGCCTCCGGGCAGATGAAGGAGAAGACCGGCGCGACCCTGCACCTGCATAAGGAAGATCAGTTCCTCTGGGATAGCCTGGAAATGCAATGCCGCATGTTCGGCGTGCCCTATGTGCCGGTGCCCGCGCCAGATCAGTGGTTGGTCGACGATCAGGCGCTGGACTGCGGTTGCGGTGTGGCGCTGCACACGCCGGGGCATACACCGGGGTCGATGAGTTTCTGGTTCCCCCAGGACAAGTTGCTGATCGCCGGTGATACCTTGTTCCGTCGGGGTATCGGTCGTACCGATCTGTGGGGCGGCGACTACGCCACGATCGAACGCTCGATCAAGCAGCGCCTGTACAGTCTTGACGAGGACGCCACCGTGATTACCGGACATGGGGCGCAGACCCGGTTGGGCGATGAAATGCGCGAGAACCCATTCGTGCGGGCATGA
- a CDS encoding FHA domain-containing protein → MLRIHFSDNRQAPIWLVDERLTIGQDGRNNLVLADAGISSFHAEIRQDHGYYYLTDCGSQAGTFVNDERISARYQIRTNDCVRLGTVELLFVDPTKSKVKTGVSARWFLQVAKGEHEGKKFHVNGSMTFGRSSKCELCFSDMELSRRHCEFFLKDDVLEVKDLASANGVLVNQQKVAMAVLQPGDQLKMGSVTLLVIGPKTAVAQAEDEDATVFMRAIDLPQPGNSKPQVSHAGARNPLRAAVPLSPGPAAVPRNQGFSRRLLGVVAVLLAGVVATLALKTLF, encoded by the coding sequence ATGCTCAGGATTCATTTCAGCGACAATCGCCAAGCGCCGATCTGGCTGGTCGACGAGCGTCTGACCATCGGTCAGGATGGTCGTAACAACCTGGTTCTGGCCGATGCCGGCATTAGCTCTTTCCATGCCGAGATTCGCCAGGACCACGGTTATTACTACCTCACCGACTGCGGCAGCCAGGCGGGCACCTTCGTCAACGACGAGCGTATTAGCGCCCGCTACCAGATTCGCACCAACGACTGCGTACGTCTGGGTACTGTGGAGCTGTTGTTCGTTGACCCGACCAAGAGCAAGGTGAAAACCGGTGTCAGTGCGCGCTGGTTCTTGCAGGTCGCCAAGGGTGAGCATGAGGGCAAGAAGTTTCACGTCAACGGCTCGATGACATTCGGCCGCTCGTCAAAGTGTGAGCTGTGCTTTAGCGACATGGAGCTGTCGCGTCGGCATTGTGAGTTCTTCCTCAAGGATGATGTGCTGGAGGTTAAGGATCTGGCCTCGGCCAACGGCGTACTGGTCAACCAGCAGAAGGTCGCTATGGCTGTCTTGCAGCCAGGCGATCAACTGAAAATGGGCTCGGTGACGCTGTTGGTCATCGGACCCAAGACCGCAGTCGCGCAAGCCGAGGATGAAGATGCCACGGTCTTTATGCGCGCCATTGACCTGCCCCAACCGGGTAACAGCAAACCCCAGGTCAGCCATGCGGGTGCCAGGAATCCGCTACGTGCTGCCGTCCCGCTCAGCCCAGGGCCGGCTGCGGTGCCGCGAAACCAAGGCTTTAGTCGGCGGTTGTTAGGTGTCGTGGCGGTTTTATTAGCCGGCGTGGTAGCGACGCTGGCACTCAAGACGTTGTTCTGA
- a CDS encoding serine/threonine-protein kinase: MNENLIEIPGYSMHGRLGKGGMAEVYLATQLSLHRKVAVKVLLSAHDEAFSQRFIKEGHIVAGLHHPSIITIHDIDMLADGRYYLAMEFVSGGDLAQHKGEVFAPYRALQIVRQIASGLAVVHDHGLVHRDIKPANILFRDDGTAVISDFGVAKEVTLDHDLTQFGIAVGSPAYSSPEQAQCLALDARSDIYSLGVILLEMLTGTNLYRGASYTQTVMNHVQMELPNLPVHLQSYQWLLERMLAKNPDERFMDCRVLLASLDELQEYDPDSTRIGPGLKLDQAHARKGTSVRRNVLPWALLGVLLLSGAGWAGYYGYQHMQIADFIAQAEQRLGEGKLLEPPQNNADYYYRQALLLDHGNVQALEGLKRVLQARIDGYLERAEQRLVEDRLWLPEDDSATFYFRQVLAWQPDNLLALAGINRIAQRFIEQSQRAYGRREYRMALEYIKQGLEVEPANEALLKLYDAHERRVQLAQAPRVPASKPAARATSSQKQTTQNPIKRLWNNIFNK, encoded by the coding sequence ATGAATGAAAACTTGATTGAGATTCCTGGCTATAGCATGCATGGCCGCCTGGGAAAGGGCGGAATGGCCGAGGTTTACCTGGCCACCCAGCTCTCGTTGCACCGCAAGGTCGCGGTGAAAGTGTTGCTCAGCGCCCACGACGAGGCGTTCAGTCAGCGCTTCATCAAGGAAGGCCACATAGTGGCCGGCCTGCATCACCCCTCAATCATCACCATCCATGACATCGACATGCTCGCCGATGGCCGTTACTACCTGGCGATGGAGTTCGTCTCCGGCGGCGACCTGGCGCAGCACAAGGGTGAAGTATTCGCGCCGTACCGTGCGTTGCAGATAGTCCGCCAGATCGCCAGCGGTCTGGCCGTGGTGCATGACCATGGCTTGGTGCACCGCGACATCAAACCGGCCAACATCCTCTTTCGTGATGACGGCACCGCGGTGATCAGCGACTTTGGCGTGGCCAAGGAAGTGACGCTGGATCACGACCTCACTCAGTTCGGTATCGCGGTCGGTAGCCCAGCGTACAGCAGCCCGGAACAGGCCCAGTGCTTGGCACTGGATGCCCGTAGTGACATTTACAGTCTTGGCGTAATCCTGCTGGAGATGCTCACTGGTACTAACCTTTATCGCGGCGCTAGCTACACCCAGACCGTGATGAATCACGTGCAGATGGAACTACCCAATCTACCGGTGCATCTGCAGAGTTATCAATGGTTGCTCGAACGCATGCTGGCCAAGAACCCGGACGAACGCTTTATGGACTGCCGGGTATTGCTCGCCAGTTTGGACGAGTTGCAGGAGTATGACCCGGATAGCACCCGCATTGGCCCTGGGCTCAAGTTGGATCAGGCCCATGCCCGCAAGGGTACGAGTGTACGACGCAACGTTCTGCCCTGGGCGCTGCTTGGCGTCCTATTGTTGAGTGGGGCTGGGTGGGCCGGTTACTACGGTTACCAACACATGCAAATCGCCGACTTTATCGCTCAAGCCGAACAGCGCTTGGGCGAAGGCAAGCTGCTCGAGCCGCCGCAGAATAACGCCGATTACTACTACCGCCAGGCGTTGTTGCTCGATCACGGCAACGTTCAAGCCCTTGAGGGCTTGAAGCGGGTGTTACAGGCGCGAATCGACGGTTACCTGGAGCGCGCTGAGCAGCGCCTTGTGGAAGACCGGCTATGGTTGCCAGAGGATGACAGTGCGACGTTCTATTTTCGCCAAGTGTTGGCTTGGCAGCCGGACAACCTATTGGCTCTGGCGGGTATTAATCGCATTGCGCAGCGCTTTATCGAGCAGAGCCAACGGGCCTATGGGCGACGCGAATACAGAATGGCCTTGGAATACATCAAACAAGGGCTGGAAGTGGAGCCGGCCAATGAAGCCCTGCTAAAACTCTATGATGCTCATGAGCGCCGCGTACAGTTGGCCCAGGCGCCGCGGGTGCCGGCCAGCAAGCCCGCAGCGCGAGCAACGAGTTCGCAAAAACAAACCACGCAGAACCCGATCAAGCGACTGTGGAACAATATCTTCAACAAGTGA
- a CDS encoding PP2C family protein-serine/threonine phosphatase, whose product MTQIGEPLVYAAQTVVGQVRGHNEDALLCCPELALWAVADGMGGHLRGEVASALALQTLRTACAEGQDLVTAVHAANCAILAAAEGDADCRGMGTTLVAVRFSGADFEIVWVGDSRAYRVDADCIRYLSRDHSWVQSMIDAGEMSVEEARSHPQRNVIFQCLGRDHQVIEIGQARGSLGPHELLLLCSDGLTGELTDPQIQQVCASANSLDELVEQLIAQANQMGGRDNISCIVLGRASVEPVAAAQPRGFLSKLFKPLTK is encoded by the coding sequence ATGACGCAAATTGGAGAACCTCTGGTGTACGCGGCGCAGACTGTCGTTGGCCAGGTACGAGGGCACAATGAAGATGCGCTGTTGTGCTGTCCCGAGTTGGCTCTATGGGCGGTCGCCGATGGCATGGGTGGCCATCTACGCGGTGAAGTGGCCAGTGCTTTGGCGCTGCAAACGCTACGTACCGCCTGTGCCGAAGGGCAGGATTTGGTGACCGCCGTACATGCGGCGAATTGCGCCATCCTCGCCGCTGCCGAGGGCGATGCCGATTGCCGCGGAATGGGCACTACCCTGGTCGCCGTGCGCTTTTCGGGGGCCGATTTCGAGATTGTTTGGGTTGGCGACAGTCGCGCCTATCGCGTCGATGCCGACTGCATTCGCTACTTGAGCCGTGATCACAGCTGGGTGCAGTCGATGATCGATGCCGGCGAAATGAGCGTCGAAGAGGCACGCAGCCATCCTCAGCGTAATGTCATTTTCCAGTGCCTGGGGCGCGACCATCAGGTCATCGAAATCGGACAGGCGCGGGGCAGTCTAGGGCCGCATGAGCTGTTGTTGCTGTGCAGCGATGGGCTGACCGGGGAGTTGACCGACCCGCAAATCCAGCAAGTGTGTGCTAGCGCCAACAGTCTCGACGAACTGGTGGAGCAGCTGATTGCCCAGGCCAACCAAATGGGTGGGCGTGACAATATCTCTTGCATCGTACTCGGGCGCGCCTCGGTCGAACCGGTGGCTGCGGCACAGCCGCGCGGGTTTCTCAGTAAATTATTCAAACCCCTAACGAAGTAA
- a CDS encoding transposase, with the protein MDAAKAKIEALPACAWNRSMPPTGRNWLSVRRVRHASARNLAASRHYALRKQTVEPVFGIIKLVMGFRQFLLRGKGKVSGEWRLVCLAWNLKRMAVWRKKTRHLLAKTS; encoded by the coding sequence ATGGACGCAGCGAAGGCCAAGATCGAGGCCCTGCCCGCGTGCGCTTGGAACAGGAGCATGCCGCCTACCGGGAGAAACTGGCTAAGCGTGCGGCGCGTACGGCACGCTTCGGCAAGAAACCTGGCGGCAAGCCGCCACTATGCCCTGCGCAAACAGACGGTTGAGCCGGTGTTTGGCATCATCAAGTTGGTCATGGGCTTTCGTCAGTTTCTGCTGCGGGGCAAGGGCAAGGTGAGCGGCGAATGGCGCCTGGTTTGCCTGGCCTGGAACCTGAAGCGCATGGCTGTTTGGCGCAAAAAAACACGTCACTTGTTGGCAAAAACTAGCTAA